One genomic region from Robbsia betulipollinis encodes:
- a CDS encoding type II and III secretion system protein family protein, which yields MRYIIPLAAALGFHHRHLPKQDVMNSLSFLPTRAFRAFCAAASCAGLALPGFAYAAGSHAHRAVTVPATPPATLDEQAHRNDRLLLDAGKGTLLRLNEDAASVFVVDPTIADVHVPSPKSVFVLGKKPGTTTLYVMGGHNQTLVQRTVTVARDMEELRGMLKTRFPGTNLQLDVGNGSLRISGQASGAANADAIVQTLTPFLAEKEILVNQMTIAKPLQIQLRVRITEVDRNVTQELGINWQSMGKAVGNFVGGVYSGRAIYNYAQPLTSATGSTVYPVNLATNNAYSIFAGFSTGSTDIQALIDALNQEGLITVLAEPNLVALSGETASFLAGGEFPIPVSQTNGAVSVEFKQFGVKLDFTPTVLNDHRISLKVRPEVSQIDSTVSVTTGGITVPGLSVRRADTTVELGSGQSFAIAGLLQSTTSDTVSQIPGLGSIPILGKLFSSSKYTNNKTELVITVTPYLVNPTDPAKLRTPLEALTSASSDVEYSLGRQSTQAPQPSDPRLVGAAGYVY from the coding sequence ATGCGATACATCATCCCCCTCGCCGCCGCGCTCGGCTTTCACCACCGTCACCTGCCAAAACAGGACGTCATGAACAGTCTGTCTTTTCTACCCACGCGCGCGTTCCGGGCTTTTTGCGCCGCCGCCAGCTGCGCCGGTCTCGCGCTTCCGGGATTCGCGTACGCCGCCGGCTCGCACGCGCACCGCGCGGTGACGGTCCCGGCGACGCCGCCAGCAACGCTCGACGAACAAGCGCATCGCAATGACCGGTTGCTGCTCGACGCCGGCAAGGGCACGCTGCTGAGGCTGAACGAGGACGCCGCCTCGGTCTTCGTCGTCGATCCCACGATCGCGGACGTCCATGTGCCGTCGCCGAAAAGCGTTTTCGTCCTGGGCAAAAAACCCGGCACCACGACGCTTTACGTGATGGGCGGCCACAACCAGACCCTCGTGCAGCGCACGGTCACCGTCGCGCGGGACATGGAGGAATTGCGCGGCATGCTGAAAACGCGCTTTCCCGGCACGAACCTGCAGCTCGACGTCGGCAATGGTTCGCTGCGTATCTCGGGACAGGCAAGCGGCGCCGCCAACGCCGACGCGATCGTCCAGACGCTGACGCCCTTCCTCGCCGAAAAGGAAATCCTCGTCAACCAGATGACGATCGCCAAGCCATTGCAGATTCAGTTGCGCGTGCGGATCACCGAGGTCGATCGCAACGTCACCCAGGAACTGGGCATCAACTGGCAATCGATGGGTAAGGCGGTCGGGAATTTTGTCGGCGGCGTCTATAGCGGCCGCGCCATCTACAACTACGCGCAACCGCTCACCAGCGCGACCGGTTCGACGGTTTATCCGGTCAACCTCGCCACCAACAACGCCTATTCGATCTTCGCGGGCTTCTCGACCGGCAGCACCGATATCCAGGCGCTCATCGATGCGCTGAATCAGGAAGGCTTGATCACCGTGCTCGCCGAGCCGAACCTGGTCGCACTGTCGGGCGAAACCGCCAGCTTCCTCGCGGGCGGCGAATTTCCCATTCCGGTATCGCAGACGAACGGCGCGGTCTCGGTGGAATTCAAGCAATTCGGCGTCAAGCTCGATTTCACGCCGACGGTATTGAACGACCATCGCATCAGTCTGAAAGTGCGGCCCGAAGTCAGCCAGATCGACTCCACCGTCAGCGTGACCACCGGCGGCATCACGGTTCCCGGCTTGAGCGTGCGGCGCGCGGACACCACGGTCGAACTGGGCAGCGGGCAAAGCTTCGCGATCGCCGGCTTGTTGCAAAGCACCACGTCCGATACCGTCTCGCAGATACCCGGACTTGGGTCGATACCCATCCTCGGAAAACTGTTCTCTTCGTCGAAATACACGAACAATAAAACGGAACTCGTGATCACGGTGACGCCTTACCTGGTCAACCCGACCGATCCGGCCAAGCTGCGCACGCCGCTCGAAGCGTTGACCTCCGCGAGCAGCGATGTCGAATACAGCCTAGGGCGGCAGAGCACGCAGGCGCCCCAGCCCAGCGATCCACGCCTGGTCGGCGCCGCCGGTTATGTCTACTGA
- the cpaB gene encoding Flp pilus assembly protein CpaB has translation MSNIIKFAFLIVGAILLALIVRTVVSKTTESTARPVDTVKVRISAADLPQGLLLRDDDLRWQAVPTGKVPAGAIVANTPNAVEIKGALLRHPVTAGTVFLADDVILPSAPGFLAATLKPDMRAVSVAVDDVSGNAGLIEPGDYVDLLLTQMLEHQNDTSGHSVASETVVEHVRVLASGSEILRPKTGDASDTRQRARTVTLEVTPRMSEVIAVAARLGSLSLALRSFATASRDPYALAGAASGNAASATLPPPVWSKDISRALNDMPAPRAVHITAAVAPPAPRTVTIYRGSEKSDTTAGSGSQSGNGSGNGSGSGSGSITGGVPPLPPAVAMAR, from the coding sequence ATGTCCAACATCATCAAATTCGCTTTTCTGATCGTCGGCGCAATCCTGCTCGCGTTGATCGTTCGCACCGTCGTCTCGAAAACGACCGAGTCGACCGCGCGCCCCGTCGACACCGTCAAGGTGCGCATCAGCGCGGCCGATCTGCCGCAGGGCCTGCTGCTGCGCGACGACGACCTCCGTTGGCAAGCGGTGCCGACCGGCAAGGTGCCGGCCGGCGCGATCGTCGCCAACACGCCGAACGCGGTCGAGATCAAAGGCGCGCTGCTGCGTCACCCGGTGACCGCGGGCACGGTCTTTCTGGCGGACGACGTCATTCTGCCCAGCGCGCCGGGCTTTCTCGCCGCCACGCTCAAGCCGGACATGCGGGCGGTCTCGGTCGCCGTCGACGACGTATCGGGCAATGCCGGTTTGATCGAACCGGGCGACTACGTGGACCTGCTGCTCACGCAGATGCTCGAGCACCAGAACGACACATCCGGCCACTCGGTCGCGAGCGAAACCGTCGTCGAGCACGTGCGCGTACTGGCGTCCGGTTCCGAGATACTGCGTCCGAAGACCGGGGACGCGAGCGACACGCGTCAGCGTGCCCGCACGGTGACGCTGGAAGTCACCCCGCGCATGAGCGAGGTCATCGCGGTGGCGGCCCGTCTCGGCAGCCTGTCGCTCGCGCTGCGCAGTTTCGCCACCGCGTCCCGCGATCCGTACGCGCTCGCTGGCGCCGCGAGCGGCAACGCCGCATCGGCGACCTTGCCGCCGCCGGTTTGGTCGAAGGATATTTCCCGAGCCCTGAACGACATGCCGGCACCGCGCGCCGTGCACATCACGGCCGCCGTCGCGCCGCCCGCGCCGCGCACGGTAACCATTTACCGCGGCTCCGAAAAAAGCGATACGACGGCCGGCAGCGGCAGCCAGAGCGGCAACGGCAGCGGCAACGGCAGCGGCAGCGGCAGCGGCAGCATCACCGGTGGCGTCCCGCCCCTGCCCCCCGCCGTGGCGATGGCCCGCTGA
- a CDS encoding A24 family peptidase — MCALLWLAVIDVRERRLPTRIVLAIGALFLVDAAIVRMPGASLLAHTLLACGVFAICALLFAARMLGGGDAKLAAIIFLWTGPALSLPTLCLISVIGTLVSCVSLATRRLDATQRSATRRVLALFSSRRGVPYGVALALGGGTTIVLPALLPLLTR, encoded by the coding sequence TTGTGCGCCCTGCTTTGGCTCGCGGTCATCGACGTGCGCGAGCGGCGCCTGCCGACGCGCATCGTGCTCGCCATCGGCGCGCTGTTTCTCGTCGACGCCGCGATCGTGCGAATGCCCGGTGCCAGCCTGTTGGCGCATACCCTGCTGGCCTGCGGCGTTTTCGCCATCTGCGCGCTGCTGTTCGCCGCGCGCATGCTGGGCGGCGGCGACGCGAAACTCGCCGCCATCATATTTTTGTGGACCGGACCGGCCTTGTCCCTGCCCACGCTCTGCCTGATCTCCGTGATCGGCACGCTGGTGTCCTGCGTCAGTCTGGCCACGCGTCGTCTGGATGCGACACAGCGTTCCGCGACGCGCCGCGTCCTGGCACTGTTCTCCAGCCGACGTGGAGTGCCCTACGGCGTGGCGCTTGCCCTCGGCGGCGGCACCACGATCGTTCTCCCCGCCTTGCTTCCGCTCCTGACGCGATAG
- a CDS encoding Flp family type IVb pilin has product MSKLLKAFIRDERGVSAMEYAVLAGIVVVALAAAGATFSTSVKTMFSTMFTNVTTAQGTASTAGK; this is encoded by the coding sequence ATGTCGAAGCTCTTGAAAGCCTTCATTCGCGACGAGCGCGGTGTCAGCGCCATGGAATACGCGGTTCTCGCCGGAATCGTGGTGGTCGCTCTGGCGGCCGCGGGCGCCACGTTCAGTACCAGCGTGAAAACCATGTTCAGCACGATGTTCACCAACGTCACGACCGCACAAGGCACCGCCTCCACCGCGGGTAAATAA
- a CDS encoding CHRD domain-containing protein: MSPKILASILAVSASLAVVPLAASAKTVHFGSTLNTAQEVPPHGTEGTGTLKATYNTVSKALDYKVSYDKLTGPATAAHFHGPAAPGENAKPVVPVPADALASPIRGHAVLTAEQASDLMAGKWYFNVHTAANPGGEIRGQVEQTKK; the protein is encoded by the coding sequence ATGTCACCAAAAATCCTAGCGTCGATCCTCGCCGTCAGCGCCAGCCTCGCTGTCGTCCCCCTGGCCGCCTCCGCCAAGACCGTCCATTTCGGTTCGACCCTGAACACCGCCCAGGAAGTCCCGCCGCACGGCACCGAGGGCACCGGCACGCTGAAGGCGACCTACAACACGGTGTCGAAGGCGCTCGATTACAAAGTCAGTTACGACAAGCTGACCGGCCCGGCGACGGCCGCGCACTTCCACGGCCCCGCCGCGCCGGGCGAGAACGCCAAGCCGGTGGTGCCGGTGCCGGCCGACGCGCTGGCGAGCCCGATCAGGGGACACGCGGTGCTGACGGCCGAGCAGGCGAGCGATTTGATGGCGGGGAAGTGGTACTTCAACGTGCACACGGCCGCGAATCCGGGTGGCGAGATCCGCGGTCAGGTCGAACAGACGAAGAAGTAA
- a CDS encoding urea carboxylase-associated family protein, whose translation MTPTDRASPSPLADAGTAPDAPHADGGNLHIGNLHIVPAGHGKALRLRAGQAVRVINTHGTQVVDCWAWNAYDLHEYMCMETTRVWNQRLNPVVGDSFVTNARHPILTVVEDTTPGVHDTFMAACDRKRYELLGVRGYHRNCCDNMFEGMFALGVTPPRANLASFNIFMNIRVQPDGITLHTLPTVTRAGDAITLRADMDCFVAFSACPQDIVKIQGQGDNTPKPVALAVLDDGFPDLPGTCSWVPSRA comes from the coding sequence ATGACCCCCACCGATCGCGCCTCGCCTTCCCCCCTCGCCGACGCCGGCACGGCTCCCGACGCCCCGCACGCCGATGGCGGCAACCTTCACATCGGCAATCTTCACATCGTCCCCGCCGGCCACGGCAAGGCCCTGCGGCTGCGGGCCGGTCAGGCCGTGCGCGTCATCAACACCCATGGCACGCAGGTGGTGGATTGCTGGGCGTGGAACGCCTACGATCTTCACGAATACATGTGCATGGAAACCACCCGGGTCTGGAACCAGCGGCTCAACCCGGTCGTGGGCGACAGCTTCGTCACCAACGCGCGGCATCCGATACTGACCGTCGTCGAGGACACCACGCCCGGCGTCCACGACACCTTCATGGCCGCCTGCGACCGCAAGCGCTACGAACTGCTGGGCGTGCGCGGCTATCACCGGAACTGCTGCGACAATATGTTCGAAGGCATGTTCGCGCTGGGCGTGACTCCGCCGCGCGCCAATCTGGCGTCGTTCAATATTTTCATGAATATCCGCGTGCAGCCCGACGGCATCACGCTGCATACGCTGCCCACCGTCACGCGCGCGGGCGATGCCATCACGCTGCGCGCCGATATGGACTGTTTCGTCGCGTTTTCCGCGTGTCCGCAGGACATCGTCAAGATTCAGGGACAGGGCGACAACACGCCGAAGCCGGTGGCGCTGGCGGTGCTCGACGACGGTTTCCCGGACTTGCCGGGCACCTGCTCATGGGTACCGTCTCGGGCGTAG
- a CDS encoding amino acid ABC transporter ATP-binding protein yields the protein MTTPPGTDASPLLPALQVTNLVKSFGAQRILDDVSFTVQRGEVVCVLGPSGSGKSTLLRCLNWLSPPDAGIVRIGGERIGMRDLPDGRAAPRPEKDIRRQRSRIGMVFQSFNLWPHLTVLQNVMEGLLSVQRRSRLDAGARAVEALRQVGLGHKHGAYPASLSGGQQQRVGIARTLAMAPEIILFDEPTSALDPELVGEVLTVMRGLAATSTTMIVVTHEIGFARDVGDRVIFMDGGRIVEQGAPRNVLDHPASERLGQFLHRFNSQPAHP from the coding sequence ATGACGACACCGCCGGGCACCGATGCCTCGCCCCTGCTCCCCGCCCTGCAGGTGACGAACCTCGTCAAATCCTTCGGTGCGCAGCGGATCCTCGACGACGTCAGCTTCACGGTGCAGCGCGGCGAAGTGGTCTGCGTGCTCGGGCCGTCCGGGTCCGGCAAGTCGACGCTGCTGCGTTGTCTGAACTGGCTTTCACCGCCGGATGCCGGCATCGTCCGCATCGGGGGCGAACGCATCGGCATGCGCGACCTTCCGGACGGCCGCGCCGCGCCGCGACCGGAGAAGGACATCCGGCGCCAGCGCAGCCGCATCGGCATGGTGTTTCAGAGCTTCAATCTCTGGCCGCATCTCACCGTGCTGCAAAACGTCATGGAAGGTCTGCTGTCCGTGCAGCGGCGCTCGCGCCTGGACGCCGGTGCCCGCGCCGTGGAGGCCCTGCGACAGGTGGGACTCGGCCACAAGCACGGCGCCTATCCGGCGAGCCTGTCGGGCGGACAGCAGCAACGCGTCGGCATCGCCCGCACGCTGGCCATGGCGCCCGAGATCATCCTGTTCGACGAACCCACCAGCGCGCTCGATCCGGAACTGGTCGGTGAAGTACTGACCGTGATGCGCGGGCTCGCGGCAACCTCGACCACCATGATCGTCGTGACCCACGAAATCGGTTTCGCGCGCGACGTCGGCGACCGCGTGATCTTCATGGACGGCGGACGCATCGTCGAACAGGGCGCGCCGCGGAACGTCCTGGACCATCCCGCATCGGAACGGCTAGGCCAGTTCCTGCATCGATTCAACTCCCAACCGGCTCACCCATGA
- a CDS encoding amino acid ABC transporter permease, giving the protein MHFDIHALDGQWGGLARGFVDTLWLCLLGGTMAGVLGIVLLAGQRRGGTFLARLLRLYTDITLALPLLVVLYVAFFVLPAFGVLLPARLVGTLTLAVYYAPYIAEVIRAAVAAVPAGTVEAGTAIGMSPWAIGWRIVTPQALPLLLPTLTGLAIGLLKDSALLSIISVHEFMFAAKEAVSETYAPLEVYLVVALVYWAATATLHAASRHWEKRLGRTAAPLPALSR; this is encoded by the coding sequence ATGCATTTCGACATTCATGCCCTGGACGGCCAGTGGGGCGGCCTCGCACGCGGCTTCGTCGACACGCTGTGGCTCTGTCTTCTCGGCGGCACGATGGCCGGCGTGCTCGGCATCGTCCTGCTGGCCGGACAGCGCCGCGGCGGAACATTCCTCGCCCGCCTGCTGCGCCTGTACACCGACATCACGCTGGCGCTGCCGCTCCTGGTCGTGCTGTATGTCGCGTTTTTCGTGCTGCCGGCATTCGGCGTATTGCTGCCCGCCCGGCTGGTCGGCACGCTGACGCTCGCCGTGTACTACGCACCGTATATCGCCGAAGTGATTCGGGCCGCGGTGGCGGCGGTACCGGCCGGCACCGTCGAGGCCGGTACCGCGATCGGCATGTCGCCCTGGGCGATCGGCTGGCGCATCGTCACGCCGCAAGCCCTGCCCCTGCTGCTGCCCACCCTGACCGGTCTGGCGATCGGCCTCCTCAAGGATTCGGCCCTGCTGTCGATCATTTCGGTTCACGAATTCATGTTCGCCGCGAAGGAGGCCGTATCCGAAACCTACGCGCCGCTCGAAGTCTATCTGGTGGTGGCGCTCGTCTATTGGGCCGCGACCGCGACCCTCCATGCGGCAAGCCGCCATTGGGAAAAACGGCTGGGCCGCACCGCGGCGCCGCTTCCCGCCCTGTCCCGTTGA
- a CDS encoding amino acid ABC transporter permease, whose protein sequence is MHAAPGFDPRILHSLPALLDGWLLTVELSVLGALGSLLFGHLALALQLGPYPALRGLARLHISFMRGTPALVQLFVLFFALPLVGLGGRPVLAAALALALNSGAYTAEILRGNLRVVGAGQFEAGVALGMAPWRIWWRIALPQMLTASLPALINEFTILLKTTPLASVVAVTELTYAGQMIIARTYLSTQVMLLVGVGYLALALPVIHLARRAERALRAQRTTGGAA, encoded by the coding sequence ATGCACGCCGCTCCGGGATTCGATCCACGCATCCTGCACAGCCTGCCCGCCTTGCTCGACGGCTGGCTGCTGACCGTCGAACTGAGCGTGCTGGGCGCGCTCGGCAGCCTGCTTTTCGGGCATCTCGCGCTCGCCCTGCAACTCGGCCCCTATCCGGCACTGCGCGGGCTCGCGCGCCTCCATATCAGCTTCATGCGGGGCACGCCCGCCCTCGTGCAATTGTTCGTGCTCTTTTTCGCGCTGCCGCTCGTCGGACTGGGCGGGCGGCCGGTGCTGGCGGCCGCGCTGGCGCTGGCGCTCAACAGCGGCGCCTACACCGCGGAGATCCTGCGCGGCAACCTGCGCGTCGTCGGCGCGGGCCAGTTCGAGGCAGGTGTCGCACTCGGCATGGCGCCCTGGCGCATCTGGTGGCGGATCGCCCTGCCGCAGATGCTCACCGCGAGCCTGCCCGCGCTGATCAACGAATTCACGATCCTGCTCAAAACCACGCCCCTGGCCTCGGTCGTCGCCGTCACCGAACTGACCTACGCCGGACAGATGATCATCGCCCGCACCTATCTTTCGACGCAGGTGATGCTGTTGGTCGGCGTCGGTTACCTGGCGCTCGCCCTGCCCGTCATCCATCTCGCCCGGCGCGCCGAACGCGCCCTGCGGGCGCAACGCACCACCGGCGGAGCCGCATGA
- a CDS encoding urea carboxylase-associated family protein: MLLLKDPPVHAPLARSNVHVPAGESRAIEVRRGQILRIAAREAGAVAALFGFSRAQPDVFLSVHHTRVFSNSYLLQAGMRMVSNRRRALMVLGKDSSGRHDLLLPASTTAFLAAKGYADQTGCVESVRQIVAGCGLTPPKLPDPINLFMNVALHQDGRIEPLPNVTRAGDFIACRVVSDMVFVVSACCTGIAGNDRPGALALSAAEDLDAF, from the coding sequence ATGCTGCTGCTGAAAGATCCCCCGGTCCACGCGCCGCTGGCGCGCTCGAACGTGCACGTGCCCGCGGGAGAAAGCCGCGCGATCGAGGTCCGTCGCGGACAGATCCTGCGCATCGCGGCACGGGAGGCAGGCGCGGTCGCCGCGCTGTTCGGCTTCAGCCGCGCCCAGCCCGACGTTTTCCTCTCGGTGCATCACACCCGCGTGTTCAGCAACTCCTACCTGCTCCAGGCGGGTATGCGCATGGTCAGCAACCGGCGGCGCGCGCTCATGGTGCTGGGCAAGGACAGCAGCGGCCGGCATGATCTGCTGCTGCCTGCCTCCACCACCGCGTTTCTCGCCGCGAAAGGGTACGCGGATCAGACCGGCTGCGTGGAATCCGTGCGGCAAATCGTGGCCGGGTGCGGTCTCACCCCGCCCAAGCTGCCCGACCCCATCAATCTGTTCATGAACGTCGCGCTGCACCAGGACGGCCGGATCGAACCGTTGCCGAACGTGACGCGCGCGGGCGATTTCATCGCGTGCCGCGTGGTAAGCGACATGGTCTTCGTCGTCTCCGCCTGCTGTACCGGCATCGCCGGCAACGATCGGCCCGGCGCGCTCGCGCTGTCCGCGGCCGAAGACCTGGACGCGTTCTAG
- a CDS encoding urea carboxylase-associated family protein encodes MANPAAHDAAEPLLVPAGHGRTFEAKRGQRLSIIDVAGQQAADFVAVVHADPTEQLSPTHTRRQLGSLFFEIGDCLYSSLGRPLLRVLEDTVGVHDANVPACDDTRFTVDFNVEGHRNCLDNLHAGLALYGISPADVPEPFNLFQNGPVTADGRMRVTDPTSRPGDHITFEVLEDLVCAVSSCPQDIIPGNGLKVTDIAISLVSA; translated from the coding sequence ATGGCGAACCCCGCGGCCCACGACGCCGCCGAGCCGCTGCTGGTGCCGGCCGGTCACGGCCGCACGTTCGAAGCGAAACGCGGACAGCGTCTGTCGATCATCGATGTGGCGGGCCAGCAGGCGGCGGATTTCGTCGCCGTCGTCCACGCCGACCCGACCGAACAGCTGTCTCCCACGCATACCCGCAGGCAGCTCGGCAGCCTGTTTTTCGAGATCGGCGACTGTCTTTATTCATCGCTGGGCCGGCCTTTGCTGCGCGTGCTCGAAGACACGGTCGGCGTGCACGACGCCAATGTACCGGCTTGCGACGACACCCGCTTCACCGTCGATTTCAATGTCGAAGGCCACCGCAACTGTCTCGACAACCTGCACGCGGGGCTCGCGCTGTACGGCATTTCGCCCGCCGACGTGCCCGAGCCGTTCAATCTTTTCCAGAACGGTCCGGTGACGGCGGATGGCCGGATGCGCGTCACCGACCCCACCAGCCGGCCGGGCGACCACATCACGTTCGAGGTCCTGGAGGACCTCGTCTGCGCGGTGTCGTCCTGCCCGCAGGACATCATCCCCGGCAATGGCCTGAAAGTGACCGACATCGCCATTTCCCTTGTTTCCGCCTGA
- a CDS encoding transporter substrate-binding domain-containing protein, which yields MLTRRSVSSALAFSLTALLAAVAVGHATLAAADTLDDIKSRGKIVVAIDPTFAPYEYTDDNDHIVGYDPAILEAIARHLGVKIEYQRMAFSGIIPGLLAHSFDMEGSALNVTAERAKRLDFTVPTSKTVNGVLLRSDFRKVPAHATVESLSGLTGAVKAASAPEQILKQFNETLSARGLPPITILSVDSVDQTVSALMTRRADFVFDDMTVLAGVVKQNAGKVRTGGELGPSQWIAWATRKDDARLNRAISEQILAMKKSGELAKLQAAHLGVTFDTPTADFVPTK from the coding sequence ATGCTCACGCGCCGTTCTGTTTCATCCGCCCTTGCCTTCTCCCTGACCGCGCTGCTGGCGGCCGTGGCGGTGGGCCACGCGACGCTCGCGGCCGCCGATACCCTGGACGACATCAAAAGCCGGGGCAAGATCGTGGTGGCGATCGATCCGACCTTCGCGCCGTATGAGTACACCGACGACAACGACCACATCGTCGGGTACGATCCGGCCATTCTCGAAGCGATCGCCCGACACCTGGGCGTGAAGATCGAATATCAGCGCATGGCATTCAGCGGCATCATTCCGGGTCTGCTCGCGCACTCGTTCGATATGGAAGGCTCCGCACTGAACGTCACGGCGGAGCGCGCGAAGCGCCTCGACTTCACCGTGCCCACCAGCAAGACCGTCAATGGCGTGCTGCTGCGCAGCGATTTCCGGAAAGTCCCCGCGCACGCCACCGTCGAATCCCTCTCCGGCCTGACCGGCGCGGTCAAGGCCGCGAGCGCGCCGGAGCAGATCCTCAAGCAGTTCAACGAGACGCTGTCGGCACGCGGTCTGCCCCCCATCACCATCCTGAGCGTCGACAGCGTCGACCAGACGGTGTCCGCCCTGATGACCCGCCGGGCCGACTTCGTCTTCGACGACATGACGGTGCTGGCGGGCGTCGTCAAGCAGAATGCGGGCAAGGTACGGACCGGCGGCGAACTGGGGCCGTCGCAATGGATCGCCTGGGCGACCCGCAAGGACGACGCGCGGCTGAACCGGGCCATCAGCGAGCAGATCCTGGCCATGAAGAAGTCCGGGGAACTGGCGAAGCTGCAAGCGGCGCATCTGGGGGTGACCTTCGACACGCCGACCGCCGACTTCGTCCCGACGAAATGA
- a CDS encoding MurR/RpiR family transcriptional regulator — MECYDALPAIHQRLADVILSAPGQLAMQTATELAAGAQVSKATATRFFQKLGYASYEDAKKIARAAQLGGSPLYLQERGRRNSRLDDIVRSHLEHEMANLSNTYRSLDAAVLDAVVERLAWARRVVILGYRHSHTIAAMFRRELVQVRGDVLVLPVPGDTLAEYLAELGEGDMAVVIGLRRRVPATGLAAAALAEAGVPMLYLSDVIAGRPARLANWVLRCHTDGFMLFDSTVAVAALVNLLCSLVAERLAGDGNRHLQRVEVLHDRLRELE, encoded by the coding sequence ATGGAATGCTACGACGCTCTCCCGGCCATCCATCAACGTCTGGCCGACGTCATCCTGAGCGCGCCGGGTCAGCTGGCGATGCAGACCGCCACCGAACTCGCCGCAGGCGCACAGGTGTCGAAAGCCACCGCGACGCGCTTCTTCCAGAAATTGGGATATGCGTCCTACGAGGATGCCAAGAAGATCGCGCGTGCCGCGCAACTGGGTGGCTCGCCGCTGTATCTGCAGGAACGCGGCAGACGGAACAGCCGGCTCGACGACATCGTGCGCTCGCACCTCGAACACGAGATGGCGAATCTCTCGAACACGTATCGTTCCCTGGACGCGGCGGTTCTCGACGCGGTGGTCGAACGCCTGGCGTGGGCGCGGCGCGTGGTGATCCTGGGCTACCGGCACAGCCATACCATCGCGGCGATGTTCCGCCGCGAGCTGGTCCAGGTGCGCGGCGACGTGCTGGTATTGCCGGTGCCGGGCGACACGCTGGCCGAATACCTGGCCGAGTTGGGGGAGGGGGACATGGCCGTCGTGATCGGCCTGCGGCGCCGGGTTCCCGCGACCGGATTGGCCGCCGCGGCGCTGGCCGAAGCGGGCGTGCCGATGCTGTATCTATCCGACGTCATCGCGGGCAGACCCGCGCGTCTTGCGAATTGGGTGCTGCGCTGTCATACCGACGGTTTCATGCTGTTCGACAGCACGGTCGCCGTGGCCGCCCTGGTGAACCTGCTGTGCTCGCTGGTCGCGGAACGGCTGGCCGGCGACGGCAACCGGCATCTGCAGCGCGTCGAGGTCCTGCACGACCGGCTGCGGGAACTCGAATAG